The following is a genomic window from Dermacentor variabilis isolate Ectoservices chromosome 11, ASM5094787v1, whole genome shotgun sequence.
GTAGGGGCCGCAAAGACGCCGAGGACATCCCTGAACCTACCGAGGGTCGACTGACCACGCCAAGACGGCGACTAACATGAATCGGGGAAAAATATTCCTGCAGACTAGGCCTAATCATGGCccaaagggtcccccccccccccccctttcacaaAAGCAGTGCTCAGGCGTACCTTCGTCGAACGCCCTGGGCGTGATCCCCGCGCGCTTCAGAGGCTTCTTCCGCGTTTTGCGCACACTTTGTCTCGGCGGCCTTGCCGCCGCACTGGACATCTTCGGGGAACACGAAGCACCACGAAGACTTGCCCGCAGCACTCAACAAAGGGTCGAGAACTTGACAACCACCCCCATCACCATTGCTGTGAGGCCATTTTCTTGTTCCATGTCGGGAAACATTAGCCCGGCCAATCGCGACGCTGATGCGGGTCACGTGACGCTTCTGTTGGTTGACTACCGCAAAAACCAGGCacgcacaacaaaagaaaaccgGAACACAAGCGAAGCGCACTGACTGAAGCCAGCTGTATTTGCATATGTACTCAAAAGGCCCTGTTCGTATGTTTTCATGTCAGAAGTTATCACAATTTTTGGTTTAATGTTAGtaaaagaaacataaataaaataacacaaaGATAATTAAATTGTTACAAATCATGGCGCCATCTTTTGGCAGTAGGTAAAGTATAAATGCGCTTTAGTTGTCGTAAGTTTccgaaaagaaataataatttgTATGTATTGGTGACGCAAAAGTCTGTTAGATGTTCAAATGTTGTACGCTGCTCGGAGATGGAAGCGTAGTTTTTTCTATAGTATGTTTACCTAACTCTGAGCAGGGATCGACTGCGAGTCAAGGCATAAATAAACCCGTCTTTGAATATTGATATCACTGAAGTGCGCGTAGAGCTGCGTATGTCGTTTCTGTACAGCGCCCCTCAAACACTCCTATTAGCGATCGTTCCCAACGTGCTATGTAACATCGCTTAGCTTGCTGGCGATTGGGGAGGTTGCCCAATCTGTCCCGTTTCGAAACGAACTGTATATGCAGGGATCCATGGCCACGGAAGCCGTGACTGTGGCCGAAGAGGCTCGGCCTAATGTTGACCTCGAGCTGGAGCAGCGTGTCAAAGGCACCTGCGGCCGCATCTCAGAGAACGTGCACATCTTCGCGAACGAGCCGTCGCTGGCGTGCTATCGGCTGCAAGAGCATGTCCGCAAGTCGCTGCAGCCGACCGTGGAGAGGCGTCTGCAGATGACCGAACTGCGGCAAGAGTTGCGCGGCAAGTGCTACGACTTGGACTACGCCATCGCGGCATTGCGTGGCTTCCAGCAGAGCCGCCAACACCTGGCCAATGTGCAGGACCTGCTGCGCAACGCGGTCTTCATGAAGCAGCAGCTGGCGCACCGCGAAGCACGCGCTGCTGCCAGCAGTGCAGCGCAGTCGACCGGTCGCCGGCAGCAGTTGCTGCATCAGCAGCGGCTGTCCTTAGATCTACCCCAAAAAGCTGCCCGTCTGAGCAGCTCGCCATCACTGGGGGCGGCTGACATGCGGCTGGGGTCGCAGCGATCAGCGTCCCCGAGACGGCCTAGCGATCAGCGTTAAATGGTTAATAGCCTGCGGAGGATGCAAGCGTAATGCAGTAGACAAATCCAGCCATTGGAGTGCAGTAGTTTCAGCATAGTGTAAACgcagctaggaaaaaaaaaaacattaacaaaTCAAACTATGACGTAGACGAGAGCAGCAACGCAGATGGCGACATCTAGTGACGCAGGCTTAAACTGAAATGCGTTAGGAACATTTTTGGGCATCTGTGCTTccgtgttcagaaaaaaaaaaaaaaaaccacagctTCCTAATTATTTCACTTCCGACAGGTTTACACCAGCTTATAAGTAGATGATAGTTGGTAATTGCACTAAGCTAAACAGTGCCTTCATTGGTTGAATGTAGCACCACGAGATGGTCACCAGTCCATCGTGTCTTTCATCATTGACACTTTGTGTCAACGTGCATGTTTACAGTTTGCTGGAACGCTCTGTAGACAgtgccttttttgtgtgtggtgaCACCGATATCACTTAGCTGTGCTTGCGGAAAGCGGGCAGGATGGTGCGGTTGGTTGCCTGCTGCACTAAGCAGTACCACAGAACAGGAACCAAGGCTACAAATGATCGTTACCACTACGACAGCCTGTGACCTGTGACTGGAACTATACCCACTGCCACCCATTGATGTTGTAATCCTGTCAAAATGTGGACAAATAGTGAAGTGGGTGGTTGAAGTTTTATCCAAGAACTGGCAGTAAATGTGACACAACATAAACATGAAAAGAATAAAAGGCATATGACCTGGCTGTTCCTTTGACACACTTCTTTAGTGTCTGCAATTCTGTGCTGGTCACTGCTCTGGCCTTTATAGCTGCTAGCATAAGAACAAAAAGTTTCAGAGGGATATGGTATGGGTAGGAATACTTCAGGTTACTAATCATTGTCTTAAATCTAAATCATGCAAAATAACGTTGCTGAGGCTCACTTAAACCTCTAAATGCATCAAAACAATGTTTGATGGCCTAATGGTGGCTTTGGTAGAGACTGCCTTGATGTAAAGCAAGCAAAAGACATTGTTGCTGAGTATGACCATctaaagccaacaggcaatgaaaaagaatgcttagggGTAATTAGCTGTTACTGAAATTAAAATGTTGAAAATAAtgaggaaaagggaaatgaaagtggacaaaaagataaCTTATCGCCGGAGAGGACCGCACCCACGACCTTCAGGTTACGCAAAGTTTGTGGGTTCCTAAAACAATGTTCCCTAAAACAAATGTTTAACACCCTGGTGGTGATCTTGGTGGAGGGTTCCTCTGAATCTTTACAGTGCCTTCTTCAATAATTACATTCCATAGTGACCACGACATAGTGATGATAGTTCTTGGCATAACATGTGGACAGACACACCAAAAGCAAAATTGGAAGAGTAACTATAGCAGTTGTACCTCAAAAAATGTGCGCTTCAAAAGCATGCTGCTCAACAGCAGTATGCACTAGCCATTGCTCTCATGTCGCTTTTAATGAGCCTTGTTCACTTAACTGTCATTGGCCAATCACTGTTCCTTAGCATGCTGCTGTCAATACACCACTTGCACAATGCAAGGTCACATATCATGAGAGAAAAATGCACACTTGTGGCATATATGCCAGGTTTTTGAGCAGACTATGAAattcttacatatatatatatatatgcagagcaGAAAAGATATGGggatacttttccatttatttatgcTGGTGTATATCACAAATTGTTCAGTGATTGCTCAGTAACTATTTAATTAGTGACAATCCTTTATAGTAATAATGGTGCATAAGTTGCACTATTATTACTACTATTATTACCATTATTACAGAACCACTGCTCAAAGGTCACCCACATTGTAGAAATCCTGAGACCTGTACGTTTTgagatatttgtccgcaatatacATTGTTAATCCATGGAAAGCATGGAaaatgtgggagatggaaattcaagatgagcaaaacgagaacaaggtgagagcagaaggcaacatttcgacaagtgggcttgtcttcttcaaggtgacatacACTCTCCTTGGCACAGTATGTATAGGtaaggttcttctaaaggggagagaaGGTAAGGCTGGTGAGTGAGGCAATGACTGAGGCTGTGTTAGCGGTGAGggtgtagaattaaaaaaaagattatttgCTACTCAATGTCAGTGGAGGAATGTGAGATAGCACCATGTGACAGCCGGTTGGCGTGTACTGTATGTTGCTATTTTTCTGGAGGAAGCCTGGACGACGGAGGAAATTGGCGTGATTATCTGCTCCGCTGGGGGCCAGTGAACTTGCATCTCTCTGAAAGAAAGAATAGAGGTAGCAGCACAAGATGGTGCTCATGGAGAAAAAAAAGTggataaataattaaataaatgaaataaaggaatgaaTGCAGGAAAAGGGAGGTGGGAAGATTGGATTATTATTGAcaacacaataaaaaagaaaaatctaggAAACTTGCTGAAAAATAACTAAGTGCTGCTGCCTATAGTTTGAAATTTAATGTAGCGAATATTGTTAATCCATGTAATTTTGTCCGCAATGTAGAAATAATGCCTTTCTGGGGACACAAATGCATTTCACCATAAACTTGGGATCGACATTTTGAAAGTGTAACTGGTCTTGGTAAACCTGTTAGGTGGCTTGAGCATTGATTGGCCTCAATGCCACGATTTGAATATGTGTCATAAAGTAAACCATAAAGATTAATTATTAGGAGTAAACTCATATTTATTTACCATAGCTCAAAGGTTACAGTGAAGAGATTTTACATGGGGGTAGGCTATTACAGTATTGTTAAAGGTTGTACAGTTGTTTGATCATTGCCTTGAAGTCAGTGACACTAGAGTGGATCACCGTAGGAAAAGCCACTCCAATCTC
Proteins encoded in this region:
- the LOC142563529 gene encoding BLOC-1-related complex subunit 8, which encodes MQGSMATEAVTVAEEARPNVDLELEQRVKGTCGRISENVHIFANEPSLACYRLQEHVRKSLQPTVERRLQMTELRQELRGKCYDLDYAIAALRGFQQSRQHLANVQDLLRNAVFMKQQLAHREARAAASSAAQSTGRRQQLLHQQRLSLDLPQKAARLSSSPSLGAADMRLGSQRSASPRRPSDQR